GAATATTGTACTTCAAATGGTTTGGCTTTTGCCTTTCGTAATTGGCTTGATGCCAACTAGGTTGTTGGTTGTTACCATGAAATATAATGTAATCATATAGTACTAAATGTAATGGATTTTGTTGTTGTGCATGTTGGATAATGTTAGAAATTAACAATGAGGAAAATTCTATATTCTAGGAATAAATCCTCTCTACTGCATGTTTAATTGTCGAGTGTCGACATGACAAAAGAGAAATTTACTTCAGCACCATAAATGAGTCCCACCAGGTTAGATCACATCCTAAAAGTTACAAACAGATCTAAAGACAGAAAAATAACTGAAAGCAACCTTCAAACAATAATACTCAACCAATAACTAGGAtctcaaaacaacaaagatAAACTCagttattcaaaaaatttagggATGGAGAAAAAAAAGGTCTATCCTATCCATACAAAAGAAAGCATGTATCAACCAAATGAAGCAATAAGGTAAAccctatttttttttgtctgatCACACATACATTTACAAATTCAGCAAGTAAGCATAGGACTAAAATGCAACTCCAACACAAATATTGTATAAAATCACAAATCATGAGATCAAAACATGCGGAGATTGTTGAAAATGTAATAGACATTATACCACAACATGGGAAAATTGAGGCCATAACTAGCCAACATAACCATCCCTgaaactaaaaattttcaataaaagtaAAGCCTTAAGGGGGCACACCGCACTGCAGTCCCCAGCACAAAGCCTGCTATTTGTAGTTGTTTAGTTGGCGCGGCTCTTGAACACATCGAGATCCATCTCAGTAGGATCAGTTGCTTGCAACTCCACTTGAATCCCATCGAGCTCTCTCTTGAACCTGTCTTTGGAGCTTGCATAAATCATCTTATTTCTAACCCTTGATGTGTCAGGAGaccttcaaataaaaaaagcaaCAAAGTCCAACAAAAGTTAAATTAATATCAATCGCAGcaacaataaacaataaaagCAAATAGCTGGAgtataaacaaacaaacaaacaaacatctAATTACCAAGCAATGAAGAAAATCCTGCTTTTAGGAACATTGCCTTCAGTCAAGTACTCGAAATCATATACAGCATACCGGCACTCATTAGGAGGGAGGCAAGCAGTGAAATCTTCATAGCCTTGAGCTGGCTCACCAAGCTTCTCTACAATGACTTGCTTCTGATTCTCCTCAATCTTGAAAACTATGAACCTGTGAGTCCTTTTTGCCTTGAGCTCCAAAAACCGCAACTTGCAGTCATCATGGACTGCCATTCCTGAAGCAGCATTTGCCTGAGAAATTGAAAGACACACAAAATCAAAGCAATTATGATCAAGCATCTCCACAGACAAGCCCAAATGATTGATTACATGCACATACTTGGTTTAATCTCTTCGCCACCAAAGAAGCTAGtcaataagaaaaagaaaatcaaattatttgATCTTCACCTCTAATTGGTGAAGATTCAGTGGATGCGAGAATTTTTAAACAAATCTTATCCGAAACCCAAAGCATTtgacttaaaattaaaatgttaatgTGTATGAATTTGGGGTTAATTGGAGTGTATAAACAACTTTGAAAATTAGGAAGGGAAACGAGTAATCAGATCTGAGGGGAATGATGTATAATGATCAGATCGAGAACATGGAAGGTGTGTAATCCGAAACGAACAAGATCAGCAAACAAATACAGTGTCCAAAGTGATGATCAAAATAGCTGTTGATTTTAAAGTTAaatagcagcagcagcagcagcaacaacaacaacaacaacaataataatagtaataaggtAGCAGGAATTGAAGCAGAAGTAGTagcaaagaagagaagagagcaGACCATGGTTGCGTTGAGTAATTGGTGTTGATaagtaagaaagagagagagggaagaaCGGAAGGAGAAAAATCGGAATGAATTTGAGTTCTGTTTTTCTCTGTCTCTCAAACAGCAAAAGGTTGCGTTGATAATAAGAAGACAAGAATAAGAGAATAGTAGgcacaaatttaattaattaatacacgAGTGATAATGGGTATTGTGGTCCATATCATGTCATGTGTACTGTATTCACCTGATGTGCCTCGACTAGCATAGGTGTATAAAtaacattaaatatatatggatttatatatatgttgcgCCTTAAGAGCATATGTAGTTGTCAAGTATCAAGGgtggttaattattattagtatatatGGTACTGATTATTTATTTGGTATATTTCAAAGTCAAAAGTTTAATGGTAATTGAGAATTAATGTATGAACTgatattgattaattaattataacttaaaAGGTTGGAAAAAGAACAACATTATTATCATTGTTCGTTGTAGTCGTCGATACATGACCCAATGATATAAAAATAGgatgattattatttttaaagaaagtAACTCAGATATTTTTCTCACAGTAACATATAATTTATCATGGActgaaataattttaaaactcaGCCCAATTCAAATTCTACAAAATTGTCcaaatttaacaattaaaattttttgagctAAATTTAAACAACTGAAAAAGAATGTAATTTTTAAGGATGtcttgaaaaaattaaagaattatttttatgtcaCTAAATTTCAAAAATGAGGATTGCTACATGTACATATgttactaattttataaaacaATGACAAGTTAATTGACTAAAAACATTATGATAGTTTGGTACATGCAAAAATACTTTCTAAAGAAGTAGAACTACACTTATATGATACAATGCTAAAACATATGTTCCATAGTCCTTATGGAACACTTGATCAATCTTCACCctgcataaaaaattatcaatgtAAATGCAACTACCCAAAAGACTTTGCAGCAGAGACACAAAGAGGACTCATAACCGCAATATAAGCGACAATTTGCCACTCTAATTCCAATTAACCAAAATGTCATAGTTAACAATACATAGCTACTACTAAAGTATGATTATCATATTAATATTGAGATATGTAATAGCattaagaatataaaatatctCTACAAGTATTGCTACACGGGTCTAGGCAGGGTTGCAATGGAGATTCACAAAATTTCTCACGTTAACGAGGTCCAAcagtttattaatacaagatGGATTACCGCTTTAGAGATATGGTGgagaatatttaaatttaacatttaccTAATGAATGAATCTATGGAAAGGTTACAAATTCATTTGCCAAATTAACATTAAGTGAACTGCTATGATCATCAAACCATTCTTAAAATACTTAATGACAATTATTTCTCTAGAACAATGCTTATTGAATTCTTTGCCCTAAATCGGGAAGAGGACTAACAAAATAGGCGTCTTCTGTAGAGGAAAATTCTAGAATATTATACTTGGCAtaacaagaaaaaagaatagCATCGGCGCAAGACACAAAGGAGAGCCGTCGGTTTGAATTTATACTGTTTTACCTTCAGAAggagaaaaattttatttgcgTATTCTGTTATCTAATGTTAGAGGACCAAGCGGTTGTGATAACTTTCTAACAATGAATGATGTCCAATATTCACCCTTCAAGCAATCTGCTTAATATCGAAGATTATTAAAGAGTGACAGTAGTAGCGCGGGCCAAACGTCGGttcgaaatttttcaaaaagaatttcgtcacaagtatagttctaaactaaCAAATGACCCGTATAAGAGTTTAGAAGATTttcacaattcaaatcaataaaaattggGAGTTTTAAATcccgggtcatctctcaaaagAATGACAGTGAGGTGTGCGTATCATTGGCTATGAGAAAAATGGGGTTTGAAATGCAAAAGacaataaattaaatgacaagaaagtaaagagcaaacaaagaaattcaAGTGCTGAAAAGGCATCTTGGCAAGAATTGAAAGTCAAGGATTCATATCCAAGTCATTGACCACAAATATGAcaatgaagagttaatcctacttcaTCATCCCCAAACATCGGaaaaaagtcaaataggcatagttgatCTTAATCTATAAGTCTTAgccttagtgaaagactagcgtcaGTGGAAACAAAACTAACTATCAATCCTAAATTACCAATCAATATTGgaatcaatgactcaaggtcacctaaGTCTTCAATTCCAAGCTAAGAATgcaaaattctactctaaaactaaGAAAGACACTTTAACAAACACTTTGAatgcataaaagaaaaacatgataaattgcaaaaattataaaatctatatCAACTAAATGTAAGCAAGCAATAAGAATAACTAAAAGGAACAACAATAAACATAAGaatatcaaattgcattaaatgaaaattagaattcaaacaagtgttcataaactaaaattgacaaaataaaaaaactaacaagTAAAAGTAAACAAATTAAGATACTAGAACAAGGAATTGTAAAGAAAACTACagtaaaacaagaattaaaacttaaatctaaaaagaaattaaactaaaaatcctaaaacatGGTTCTACACTACTACTATACTACTTCTTACACTACTTGCTTGATTCTCCTTGAGTCTTGCCTTCAAatgcttcagaaatgagttagattgggcccaaaatgggCTTGAAATTATGATTCACGtgtttatttaagtaaattatgtGCTGTCACCCGAACTCGACCCGGTGGCCCaatcatcatacacaattaatattttgtattattagtgatggatgatggctattcttatgtggattttgtgttattagtcattataagactataagttaatgttttatgtttaaaatgcacaAGACTTTATATTAATGcataatattatgttatttgtattgattaaatatttggtgttattagacaatattagtattgattgtggttatactttaattttagaaaagagttggttcttgttatatttttctaagtaaattttaccatgtcaaataatggttggagtcttagaaatttggatattttcacatgctagcttacaagaaggtatcaaggtaatgtaatgttaatgACCTGATTTTTACCCGGTTTTTACCCAGTATAATCGTGACCCAAAAGTGTGTTAGTTTCGTCGGGTCTAGGGCCAGGTTTGGGTCTAACAAATATACCTGGTATATTTTCGGGTCGGGTCTGGGTCACATCAAATCCAGTTTCACCCGACACATGAACACTCCTAGCAGTAGTGGCTAACCAATGGAGGGGGTGCTGACAGTAGGAAGCTCACCAGAAATGATAGAGAACAGGGGGCTTCCTATTTCTGGATTCAACCACGAAAGTTGGCAGTGAGAGAGAGAGCAATAGGGACCTAAAATGGGTGTGAAAAGGTGATGAGAGCTAGAAGGAGGAGTGGTGGCTGTCGGCAGTGAGAATGGTGGTTGCCGATGGCAGGTTGTGGAAGATGGTGGAAATGGATGGTTGGGGTTGGTGGTTATgggcgaagaagaagaaaggaaggagTGTAATGGTTGTGTGTGAATTAGGGTATTCACATAAAAGGGTTAGGTTTTTGaatttgtgcatgcatctaccATGCGTACGTACAACTTGAGCGAAATTTGGAGGTGGTGCGTACACACATAGTGTGGGTACGCATGATTTCAATTCTGTAAATGGTGTGATGTGTACGCATACTCCATGGGTACGCACGATTTTGGTTCTGGAGGGgaatcatgcgtacgcatgataatatattttttttaaacctaCGCCTAAAAAATCTTTAACCTATTTTCTAACATCCTAGAGAccatatttaactaaaaaattattcgtAAACTTAATAATTGCAACAAGgatagaaaatcaaattaagaAAGCTATTAACTATTTCAAAAGTGACATCAAACATGATGTTTAAACATGTAATTAACAATAAGAATCTATCAAATCAagctaataactaagaaaaacATGTACAATAATAGTAAAAACAAGTGAAGGTTGGAAGATTTTACtttggtggggtgtctcccacctagtacttttatttaaagtccttaagttggacatttggtgagctcttgTCATGGaagcttgtgcttgaattcatccttgTACTTCCACGAATGCTTGGACTTTTAATGCTCTCTATGATTCCAATTGATGTACGCCAAGCTTTGATGAAGTTTGAAATAAGCTaagagctcccaaagttgatgaTCCTTACTATGTGttccgggatcccaaaccttGTTTTTGCACCTGTCTTCTAGTTGAGTCACATGATTCCATCTGGGTATCAACACTTCTGAATTCTTCCTTAAATATCCAAGCTTCCTCCTAgatccattcaattgagcatTGCACCAACCTCGGAACCCAACCAAACCTTGAGGTTTCAATCATAGTGAGCcttgatttatgttgccaaCCACTAACCACCTCTCTCTTGCTTTTTAATCCACACAAAGATCTAAGTGGACCATCCGTTTCTAGAAAGCTGTATGCAAGTGGGCCAATAAAGTTAAAGGACAAGATTTTTACCCACGCAATGATGTGATCGATGGTGGTGACTTAGAAAGAGAGGCTTCCAATAGCTTTAGCACCAACAACTTTAGCAAAGTGATCTCCACTCCCTTTTACTTTTCTTGGAtaacttccacctcttgacaagcTTCCTCAAATTCTATTCCTTGCTCACCAACTTCTTCTAACTCTTCCTCATTACTCAAGTCATGTTTCAGAGGTTGTGCACAGTCTTCCTCAACAGCAATACTACACTTCATAGAGAAAGGTTCAATAATCTCAACAAGATCATTATTTGGAGTGAAAGTGTCTTCAATCTTGGAATCTATCTATTACTCAACTCCTTCTAACTCTTCAACCACTTTTCCAAATTCACCGAGTTCAACTCCCTCCACTTGTTGCAAGTCATGCTtcaatttctcttctttctcttgagGTTCCAAGCTCTCTTCCACCCTACATTCTTTAATTGAAGTTGATTCTTCACATTCATTTGAGGAAGTGCTTGGATTGTTGTAAGAGCGTATTGAGGCCAATCGGGTTAAAGCTTTGGCTAAGATAGCCATGATAGTGTTTTGACGCTCAATTCATTATTGCTTTTCCTTTTCGCCTCACTTTGTTCTTGAAGAAAGGAGTGGAGAGTATCATCTATGGAGTGACTCCCAAAAACTTGAAATGGTTCATTTATCAACTCCTCTTCCTCTATTTGGGGCTCCAAGGTCTCTTCCACACTACACTCTTTGGTTAAAACCAATTCTTCACATCCATTAACAAGAGTGCTTTGATTGTTGTGTGAGTGAAGTAAGGTTAAACAAGCTATGGTTTCTGTTAAGGAAGCCATGATAGTGTCGTGCCTCTTTTGAGAttcttcttgctcttggagAAAATTTGATGAAGGTTGAAAAGCTTCTTCCACGGAGGGTTGTGGTGGAAAATAGAATTTATCATCTGGGTGAAAGTTTTCATATATGGGAGGTGGTTCATAAGGGTGAGAGTGTTGAGGTTGTGTATATGAAGGTTGTTAGTTAAGGGAGGTTTGAGAGTATTGATATtagaatggtggtggttctaaaTGTGATTCATATAGCTCATATGGTTTTTTTTAGGCACATAAGGTTggtggtatggtggatatggattaggatcatatggaggtgtttggtggtaagatgggacttgtgagtatggtggttgaggacaatgttgaggaggtggatgATAGGCATATGGTAGTTTTGATAAACATAGGGAGGCCCACCATatccattggattggtatgcattatGAGGTGGATTGTGATCATAGTAGATCGAAGGAGGTTGTTGTCATGAAGGTTGTCCATAAGAACGTGGCTCCCCCTGCAATTGCTTTTTTGATCCATAATGCGAACCatcattgaagttttcatttCCTATAATATAGTTATAACCAAACTCAAAACTaaaagggtgagaattcatagagagaagagaaaataaaagctattaagaaacaaagaaaaacatacTCCTAACTACTAGCAAAAACaagcaaataaacaaaaagcaaactattcacaatattaacaataaccaataacaagcacactttgcaattctccggcaatggcgccaaaaacttagtgtgGGCCAAATGTCAGTTCAGAATTCCTCAAAAAGaacctcgttgcaagtatagttccaaacaaACAAATAACCCGTATCAGAGTTTAGAAGATtgtcacaattcaaatcaataaaaattggGATTTTTAAATCCTGGATCGTCTCTCAAAATAATTGCAGTGTGGTGTGCATATCATTGGCTATGAGGAAAAAGGGGTTTGAAATGCAagagacaagaaattaaatgacaagaaagtaaagagcAAACAAGGAAATTCAAGTGCTAAAAATGCATCTTGGAAAGGATTGAGAGTCAAGGGTTTCAATCTAAGTTATTGATGACAAACATGACAATTaagaagagttaatcctacttcgTCATCCCAAATATCGGAGaaaagtcaaataggcataattgatcttaatccacaagtcctagctaatTCACTAATTAGACTTAGTAAAAGACTAGCATCAGTAGAAACAAAACTAACTAACAACCCTAAATTACCAATCAatattggacatcaatgactcaaggtcacctaagttctcaattccaagccaagaatgcaaaattctactctaaaactaaGAAAAGACATTTTAACAAACACTTGGAATgcataaaaagaaaacatggtAAATTACAAGAATTATAAAATCTATATCTACCAAATGCAAGCAAGCAATAAGAACAACTAAAGGAACATCAATAAACATAAGaatatcaaattgcattaaaggaaaactagaattcaaaaagtgttcataaactaaatttgataaaaataaaaaaaataacaagtaAAACTAAACAAATTAAGATACTAGAATaagaaattgtaaagaaaactacactaaaacaagaattaaaacttAAATCTAAGAAGAAACTAAACTAGaacctaaaatcctagaaagaagttggagcttctctctctaggaATTAATCTAAAATATGGTTCTACACTATTAATACTATACTACTTCCTACACTGCTTGCTTGATCCCCTTTGAGTCTTGCCTTCAAATGCTTtataaatgagttggattgggcccaaaatagGCTTGAAATTGCGACCCACGTCTTTACTTAAGTAAATCATGTGCTGCTActcgtgcatacgcacaactGGGTAGATTTATAAAACTTCATTTCTTCGTgattcttccacttttgcatgctttttctccaTTTATTCAAGCTATTATTGCCTTCTAAACTTTAAATCACttaaacaaacatatcaaggcatcgaatagaataaaattaaattaaatttagcaattttaaagcataaaaagcatatttttcacaattaagtacaaaaagaaaaaattcacaaaaacatgcaatttcaaTGAAGAAATACaagataaattgataaattccACTCTTTTCAACCCAAAATTCATCATAAAATAGGGGTTGATGCATTTTTTGGCGGTAAAAAATTTGACACGAGCTAGATATCGGTTCAGAATTTCACAAGtttcaaaaactcaattatGTCGCAAGTATAGTCTAAACTGGCAACCAACTCACAATTAAAGTTTAGAAGGTTGTtacaaaaatcaaatcaataactGGGAGTTGAGTCCCGGGTCGTTCTTCCTCGGACTTGCAATTGAATGCACATCATTGGTTATAGAATTTGAGGGTTTtgaatatgaatgcaaaaagatAAGGTAACTAGAATTTAAAGAGcaatcaacaataaaattacaataaataaaagcaataaGCAAGTAAATAACTATCTAGTAATCATGCAATTGAGATGGCAATAATTAAGAGGTAATTATACTAGAAAGCAATGGAATTAAACTAAAAGGTCAAGAGAATTGAATCAATAAAAAGATGGTAATCAAATACTTGAAAAGGTTCATGAACTAAGGGAAATAGCAAAGGAACTCAAGTAACTCTAAGGAATTCATTTGAGAGTGATAGTAGCATTTGTGCATGTTTGATTGAGGCATCTAGTTTATGATTGGCATGTGCTTTACGAAAATTATTTGTAACCATCTTAATATTTTGTGAGCCTACAAATGTCAGAAGTCTATGAGATAAACTTTTTTCATATATGGTGGATGATTATCTATCAACTAGTACTATAATACCCTTAGGGTTAACAAATCACTATTCAAGGATTTAAATGATATCCTCCTTCAACATGAAAACAGATTACACAATACAATTTGCCAACTCTAACTTCTAAAAATGACAATAACAACTTGATACCCAGAGTTATCCAAAAAGAGCTGTGCATTGAAGcttttgtaaattttatttttttcgatgACTTTGGCTTACTGCATACTGTTCACTGTCAGTTTGGTTTTAAGGTGAGTACAGAAAAGGAGATTGGTTAGGCTTAGGTTTCTCTTACTATTGGAAGTCCTTAATTATTTTGTAGTTTCATTTTGCTGATTTTGTTTCCTTAGAGAAATTTTGGAGATTGGTTAGAGTTTGAAGATTTGAGGATGtgattaatttttgaaactttgGGGCTGCATGTTCAAGTTGTGGAAATGATAGTTTTAACTGTTTTGAGTATTATAGTTGATTGTAGGGTGTTCTCATTTTGCCTTTCTTCAACAGAGAATGCCTTCGCCTGCTGCTTGCTGCCGTTGGGTGCCGCACCGCTACTGGGTTTTACCTTCTAGAGTTCAGCTGTTCAGATTCAGTCTTGGATTATTCTTGGTACATTCATTAATCATGATTCACCGAAATTGATTATTCTTGGTACATTCATTGTTGTTTGATAATTGATACACTTTTGTTAATTGTGATTGAATTTATTCTGATGATGTAATTGCAAATTTAGTTTCattaatttgtttgttaattGTTTTTGTGTATTGACTTATTAGGAATTAAGAATTTGGATATTATTAGTTGTTGTTTAtcaattttgtatttataattttatactgTAATCTTCAATTTGTGTAGAAttgtgaatatttttattaattaattaacttagatttataattttattctatttgtaatggagaaatatTTCAAAAGAATTTCATCATTGGAGATTGGATCCTAAAATAATTTATCGACTTCGTAACCATATGggagataaatttttaaatgactGTTTAGTGACATACATTGAAAGAGagacatttaattttattgaaatgaaaaaattattcaattttttcaaaatatgaaacctaaaagaatgaaattctaaattattttttattattttgaattattattttattattttaatttattggttaaataatttaaaaaataataatattttataacgtcatagtataattataaaaattattattatattatatatatttttttctactgATAGAATTTTTTAGATCCGTCACTCTTGATAACaatatatatttgttaaaacttaaaagtaagACCGTGAGAAATTTAACTTTAacacaaatacaataataataaaagagagtaataatatttatattttatctctTGTATTTGAAAATGTATTGTGCAAATTATATtaacccttttttttattatagagtctttatccaattaaaaaattaataaatgataaaatttgaTGACGGTAAAATGTatcttattttcttaaaaagtCTCAATGCTAGATTAAATGTTATAAGtcaatagataaataaattttaaattttcgaataaaaatatagataacgTGTTATACATTTTTATGAGTTACTGaactaatttttattgaataactaatttaaatacaAACTAAAAAAAGCTACTATAAATGTTAACCAATGACAATAATCATGAGAcacatatataaattatttaaggaTAAAAAACACATCTCAATTTAGTAATAATAActaggtaacaaatttttttatcataaaaaagatcttatcaaattaaaatttaataatacgaaaaaaattaaCGTAAACACACATAAAAAATCACTCTTTATTCCGCTATTTGAAATATatgaaataattaatgaattcttttcaataatctATAATCACGGGCatatgttgaaaaaaaaaactctaaaacaaTGTTTTATTTACCTATGCATGTGCATAAATTAGACATAGTATCCGAATATCCCAGAATTATGTTCGAAATTTTTAAGAGAATGTTTTATTTACCTATAacaatgtttaaaaaaaaaactctcaaACAAAGTTTTATTTACCTATACTACCTATTCTAAGGATATGTACTCACTGTTATGCACGTTTATTTCAGCATAAAACATTTGACATATGTTGCAATGGAGGAAAAGTCACTTTGCCACAAGTAAATGCTTCtcagaaattacttgaaatcttCTTAAACCTTTTTGCAGAAAGGAACCATTTCAAAAAACACATTCGTAGTTAcaactatattttttctttcattttgtgTGGTGTGCACATAGACAAACAATTAACTACAACAACCATGGTATATATACATTCCGTGCTTAAGGATCAATATAACGTAGTATAGGAGAATTTTATTCGGATCAAGGAAGGCAACCATGCTTCTTGCAactttatataatatatatatataatactaaACACGAGTTACAAAATTGGATGCTGGAGAATGCACAACTGTATGAAAGTTTGGTTTTCAAGCTACAACAGTTATTGCACTATAATCCTCCATAATAGTTGGTGATGACAT
The genomic region above belongs to Arachis duranensis cultivar V14167 chromosome 3, aradu.V14167.gnm2.J7QH, whole genome shotgun sequence and contains:
- the LOC107482187 gene encoding actin-depolymerizing factor 3 → MANAASGMAVHDDCKLRFLELKAKRTHRFIVFKIEENQKQVIVEKLGEPAQGYEDFTACLPPNECRYAVYDFEYLTEGNVPKSRIFFIAWSPDTSRVRNKMIYASSKDRFKRELDGIQVELQATDPTEMDLDVFKSRAN